GTCCGCGAGCCGGCCCAGCACCTCGTGGAACGCGGCGGCGGCCACGAGCCGCGCCGTGTCCTCGGTACCGGCCAGGCAGACGGTCGCGTAGTCGTGGGCCGCCCGCCAGTGGCGGGCGAACAGCAGGGCGACCGCGCCGGCACGTCCGTCGTCACCGGCGGGCCGGTCGGCCAGCCGGGCGGCGAGTTGGGGGTCGGAATCCCCGGGGATCCAGCCGGGGCGGGGCGGGTAGGGCGGGCGTGGGGGGTTGGGGGATTGCACGGAACCATTTCCTTCCAAGCCGACGAACGGCACGGAAAAGCACGGTGTCGGAAAGCAGGTGCCCGATTGGTGCATACCTTTGGCCTGACCAGGCACGTTGGCCTGATCCGGCCCATCCGTAAGGGGAGGCTCACCTTCGCACACGCGCCTCACAGGAAACAAGGAGTTCGAGTGACCCAAGTTCAAAGCGCGGGAATTTCAGATAAGTTACCGGCGGTAGCCGTACCCGCATTCGAAAAAGCGCCCGGATCCACAGACTCAACTTGTGTAAGCGCAAAGCCGGATGACACACCGAATCTCCAACTTCCGGCCCCGGCATGACCCGCGCTCCGGCGCAGGGGCGGCCCACAGGAATCTCAGAGGTGACTCCCGGGGTACTCCCATCCCCGTGGGACACCATGATCCGTATGAGCGCCCCCCACTCCGCACCCAGTGTTCGCAAAGCGGTCGTCCCGGCCGCCGGACTCGGTACCCGCTTCCTGCCCGCCACCAAGGCGACGCCGAAGGAGATGCTGCCAGTGGTCGACAAGCCGGCCATCCAGTACGTCGTCGAGGAGGCGGCCGCCGCGGGTCTGGACGACGTCCTGATGGTCACGGGCCGGCACAAGCGGGCCATCGAGGACCACTTCGACCACGCCTTCGAACTCGAGCAGGCGCTCGCCGCCAAGGGGGACACCGTCCGGCTGGACGCGGTGCGCGATCCGGCCCGGCTCGCCGACATCCACCACATCCGGCAGGGCGACCCGCTCGGGCTCGGTCACGCGGTGCTCTGCGCCCGCAACCACGTCGGCGACCAGCCGTTCGCGGTGCTGCTCGGCGACGACCTCATCGACCCGCGGGAGACGCTGCTCAGCAGGATGCTCGAGATCCGCGACCGGTACGCCGGCAGCGTCGTCGCCCTGATGGAGGTCCCGCCGGAGCAGGTCCACCTCTACGGCTGCGCGGCCGTGGAGCCGTCCGGCGAGGACGGGGTGGTGCGCGTCACCGGTCTGG
The sequence above is a segment of the Streptomyces asoensis genome. Coding sequences within it:
- the galU gene encoding UTP--glucose-1-phosphate uridylyltransferase GalU, which gives rise to MIRMSAPHSAPSVRKAVVPAAGLGTRFLPATKATPKEMLPVVDKPAIQYVVEEAAAAGLDDVLMVTGRHKRAIEDHFDHAFELEQALAAKGDTVRLDAVRDPARLADIHHIRQGDPLGLGHAVLCARNHVGDQPFAVLLGDDLIDPRETLLSRMLEIRDRYAGSVVALMEVPPEQVHLYGCAAVEPSGEDGVVRVTGLVEKPAREDAPSRYAVIGRYVLDPAVFDVLERTAPGRGGEIQLTDALQELAAGGTVHGVIFSGRRYDTGDKADYLRTVVRLACDRPDLGPEFVAWLKEFVAGLEDGDADRERPAA